A DNA window from Doryrhamphus excisus isolate RoL2022-K1 chromosome 2, RoL_Dexc_1.0, whole genome shotgun sequence contains the following coding sequences:
- the lrit1a gene encoding leucine-rich repeat, immunoglobulin-like domain and transmembrane domain-containing protein 1a, with product MHVGARREKWAKMFLVLVVGLYAATGGLFSAVSCCPSQCSCFYHNLSDGSKARSVICNDPEISLVPVGFPVDTSKLRIEKTAIQRIPSEAFNYLSSLEFLWMSFNTLSALSADSFRGLFNLEELRLDGNALAAFPWESLTDMPSLRLLDLHNNQLTSLPAEANTHIRNLTYLDLSSNSLLTLPAAVLSNWLAVKPVLGPESSKMILGLHDNPWVCDCRLYDLVQFQKSPTVSVAFIDTRLRCSAPESVSGVLFSDAELRRCQLPQIHTAVARVRSAVGNNVLLRCGTIGVPIPDLTWRRADKRVLNGTVQQETSKDGITWSILSVPAVSYRDSGKYICKATNYAGNAEAVISLIVSNSPKSEGNQTSNDKKAKSKKSNTVGKAAYQEKLVARYVAPTSPPSSAPILDPGLAPELPDPSLDSYSLSDRPSPDPATDTLLDLEKTNLSNLAANTSSLQQDPDRVVRSVKVVGDTDNTISLNWRAPKAKNTTAFSVLYAVFGERDMRKINVGAGQNRVTIEGLVPRTKYIACVCVRGLIPKKEQCVIFSTDEAASATGTQKLINVIVITVACIIAVPLTVIVCCGALKRRIQKYWGKKSKDIQDSYVTFETLSPGTKAKGLEGEYLNRLNPEESNRLLSARSSLDSEATAKIEGQPNEYFC from the exons GAGTGTGATTTGCAACGATCCAGAGATATCCTTAGTGCCTGTCGGGTTCCCCGTGGACACGTCCAAGCTCCGTATCGAGAAGACGGCCATCCAGCGGATACCGAGTGAAGCCTTCAACTACCTCTCGAGTCTGGAGTTCCTGTGGATGTCCTTCAACACGCTGTCCGCCCTCAGCGCCGACAGCTTCCGGGGACTCTTCAACCTGGAGGAGCTCCGCCTAGATGGCAACGCGCTCGCCGCCTTCCCTTGGGAGTCGCTGACGGACATGCCCAGTCTGAGACTTCTGGATTTGCACAACAACCAGCTCACCTCGCTTCCCGCGGAGGCCAACACGCACATCAGGAACCTTACATACCTGGACCTGTCCAGCAACAGCCTGCTCACCTTGCCCGCCGCGGTGCTTTCCAACTGGTTGGCGGTGAAGCCAGTGCTCGGCCCAGAGAGCTCCAAGATGATCCTGG GTCTCCATGACAACCCCTGGGTGTGCGACTGCCGCCTCTATGATCTGGTCCAGTTCCAGAAGTCTCCCACTGTCTCTGTGGCGTTCATTGACACCAGGCTGCGTTGCTCCGCCCCGGAGAGCGTGTCGGGGGTTCTGTTTAGCGACGCGGAACTGAGGCGCTGCCAGCTTCCGCAGATCCACACGGCGGTGGCGCGGGTCCGAAGCGCCGTAGGGAATAACGTGCTGCTCCGCTGTGGAACGATCGGGGTCCCTATTCCTGACTTGACATGGCGCAGGGCGGATAAGCGGGTCCTTAACGGAACTG TCCAGCAGGAAACATCTAAAGACGGCATCACCTGGTCCATTCTCAGTGTCCCGGCCGTGTCGTACCGTGATTCTGGGAAATATATCTGCAAGGCTACTAACTACGCCGGGAACGCCGAGGCAGTCATTTCGTTAATCGTGTCAAATTCACCGAAATCCGAAGGCAACCAAACCAGCAACGACAAAAAAGCCAAGTCCAAAAAATCCAACACGGTGGGGAAAGCCGCCTACCAAGAGAAGCTTGTGGCCAGATACGTTGCTCCAACATCTCCCCCGTCATCAGCACCTATCTTGGATCCCGGCCTCGCACCTGAACTTCCTGACCCCAGTTTGGACAGTTACAGCCTCTCTGACCGACCGTCCCCCGACCCGGCTACAGACACCCTCTTGGATCTGGAGAAAACCAACCTCAGCAACTTGGCGGCAAACACCTCATCGTTGCAGCAGGATCCAGACCGAGTGGTCCGCTCAGTGAAGGTAGTGGGGGACACGGACAATACCATTTCGCTTAACTGGCGTGCCCCCAAAGCGAAGAACACGACAGCCTTCAGCGTGTTGTACGCCGTTTTCGGAGAAAGGGATATGAGGAAGATCAATGTAGGGGCGGGTCAGAACCGAGTGACCATCGAAGGGCTTGTGCCCAGGACCAAGTACATCGCCTGCGTTTGCGTAAGGGGGCTCATCCCCAAGAAGGAACAGTGCGTGATTTTTTCCACAGATGAAGCCGCCAGCGCGACCGGGACCCAGAAGCTCATTAACGTGATTGTCATCACGGTGGCGTGCATCATCGCCGTGCCCCTTACCGTCATCGTCTGTTGCGGGGCCTTGAAGAGACGCATCCAGAAGTACTGGGGCAAAAAATCCAAGGACATCCAGGATTCTTACGTGACCTTTGAGACATTGTCGCCCGGCACCAAAGCCAAAGGGTTGGAGGGGGAATATCTGAACAGACTCAATCCCGAGGAGTCCAACAGGCTTCTGTCGGCCCGATCCAGTCTGGACTCTGAGGCCACGGCTAAAATAGAGGGACAGCCCAACGAGTACTTCTGCTGA
- the lrit2 gene encoding leucine-rich repeat, immunoglobulin-like domain and transmembrane domain-containing protein 2 isoform X1 — protein MDGIYFLLVSVFLHVRGYDSFSQCLRGCSCIEDRHGRSLICMEENAFGAIPENIPHDMTKIRIEKSKFTEIGRHAFSATPALENLWLNFNDITLINSKALEGVRNLTELRLQGNKLRSVPWTAFEDTPGLKILDLKHNQLDVLPEHALKYLPDLTYLDLSFNQLTVISKEVFQNWPLYQKLQSVEERELSASRPNVVLALHDNAWLCDCRLKGFVEFIRSLSPPIILMNSYLTCSGPDYKAGKFFHEVELQACMKPVVTTLSSNVSLPLGANVTLRCLAKARPDPAVWWTYGLKIIRGFHESQERVDEDTIRSLLVIPSLHGADRGVYTCSAVNFIGNSSANIQVDILSPGGSQSSSHVGFPAEAAVPDENVYIDIRIAKQTVRGIAIEWFAALDRPDQTWFTIHFGRADSDKKETIYIGPGIRSYSVSDLMPATKYEICVTLKNQAPRPDQCVVFVTGSDITEMEQREKLIHIVVIVLAMVLAVPIGMYACTTDTRFACLEGVMAFWKKRRSERGSAGLEGERQGTFDSLQAASDEGLVRRESSEDRKAGRFVAKM, from the exons ATGGATGGAATTTATTTCCTGCTGGTTAGTGTTTTTCTTCACGTGCGAGGGTACGATAGCTTTTCTCAGTGTTTACGAGGGTGCAGCTGTATAGAGGACCGTCATGGAAG GTCTCTCATATGCATGGAGGAGAACGCTTTTGGGGCCATACCAGAGAACATTCCACATGATATGACCAAAATCCGAAtagaaaaatcaaaattcaCTGAAATCGGTCGCCACGCTTTCTCAGCGACGCCCGCCTTAGAGAACCTGTGGTTGAACTTCAACGACATCACCTTGATCAACTCCAAAGCTCTAGAAGGTGTGAGGAATTTGACTGAGCTCCGCCTGCAAGGGAACAAGCTGCGCTCGGTGCCATGGACGGCGTTCGAGGACACTCCGGGCCTGAAGATCCTGGACCTGAAACACAACCAGCTGGACGTGCTCCCGGAGCACGCGTTAAAATATTTGCCCGATCTGACTTACTTAGACTTATCCTTCAATCAGCTTACGGTCATATCCAAGGAGGTCTTCCAAAACTGGCCCCTGTACCAAAAACTGCAGAGCGTGGAGGAGCGGGAGTTGAGCGCTTCTCGACCGAATGTGGTCTTGGCGCTCCACGACAACGCTTGGCTGTGCGACTGTCGCCTCAAGGGCTTTGTGGAGTTCATCAGGTCTCTAAGTCCCCCGATTATTCTGATGAACTCCTACTTGACCTGCTCCGGGCCGGACTATAAAGCGGGCAAGTTCTTTCACGAGGTTGAGCTCCAAGCCTGCATGAAGCCCGTGGTGACCACACTGTCGTCTAACGTCAGCTTGCCGCTGGGCGCCAACGTTACGCTGCGCTGCCTGGCCAAGGCCCGGCCGGACCCTGCGGTGTGGTGGACATATGGTCTGAAGATAATCAGAGGATTTCATG AGTCCCAGGAGAGAGTGGATGAAGACACCATCAGATCCCTCCTGGTCATCCCGTCCCTCCACGGGGCCGACCGCGGCGTCTATACTTGCAGCGCCGTCAACTTCATCGGAAACTCCTCGGCCAACATTCAAGTGGACATCCTCTCTCCAGGAGGCTCCCAGTCGTCGTCCCATGTCGGTTTCCCAGCAGAAGCGGCAGTCCCCGACGAGAACGTCTACATCGATATCCGCATCGCCAAGCAGACAGTGCGTGGCATCGCCATCGAGTGGTTCGCCGCTTTGGACCGCCCGGATCAGACATGGTTCACCATCCATTTTGGAAGAGCCGATTCCGACAAGAAGGAGACCATTTACATCGGTCCTGGTATCCGCTCCTACTCTGTCTCCGATCTGATGCCCGCCACCAAATACGAAATCTGCGTCACCCTCAAGAACCAAGCGCCACGTCCGGATCAGTGCGTCGTGTTTGTGACCGGAAGTGACATCACCGAGATGGAGCAGAGAGAGAAGCTGATTCACATCGTGGTCATCGTCCTGGCTATGGTACTGGCTGTGCCTATCGGCATGTACGCCTGCACCACCGACACCCGTTTCGCCTGCTTGGAGGGGGTGATGGCGTTCTGGAAAAAACGTCGAAGCGAGAGAGGCTCGGCCGGATTGGAGGGCGAGCGGCAAGGCACCTTCGACAGCCTGCAGGCGGCCAGCGACGAGGGCCTGGTTCGTAGAGAGTCCAGTGAAGACAGGAAG GCCGGGAGGTTTGTTGCAAAGATGTGA
- the lrit2 gene encoding leucine-rich repeat, immunoglobulin-like domain and transmembrane domain-containing protein 2 isoform X2 produces MDGIYFLLVSVFLHVRGYDSFSQCLRGCSCIEDRHGRSLICMEENAFGAIPENIPHDMTKIRIEKSKFTEIGRHAFSATPALENLWLNFNDITLINSKALEGVRNLTELRLQGNKLRSVPWTAFEDTPGLKILDLKHNQLDVLPEHALKYLPDLTYLDLSFNQLTVISKEVFQNWPLYQKLQSVEERELSASRPNVVLALHDNAWLCDCRLKGFVEFIRSLSPPIILMNSYLTCSGPDYKAGKFFHEVELQACMKPVVTTLSSNVSLPLGANVTLRCLAKARPDPAVWWTYGLKIIRGFHESQERVDEDTIRSLLVIPSLHGADRGVYTCSAVNFIGNSSANIQVDILSPGGSQSSSHVGFPAEAAVPDENVYIDIRIAKQTVRGIAIEWFAALDRPDQTWFTIHFGRADSDKKETIYIGPGIRSYSVSDLMPATKYEICVTLKNQAPRPDQCVVFVTGSDITEMEQREKLIHIVVIVLAMVLAVPIGMYACTTDTRFACLEGVMAFWKKRRSERGSAGLEGERQGTFDSLQAASDEGLVRRESSEDRKVRRRSDDRPHKSKADHSRITAELY; encoded by the exons ATGGATGGAATTTATTTCCTGCTGGTTAGTGTTTTTCTTCACGTGCGAGGGTACGATAGCTTTTCTCAGTGTTTACGAGGGTGCAGCTGTATAGAGGACCGTCATGGAAG GTCTCTCATATGCATGGAGGAGAACGCTTTTGGGGCCATACCAGAGAACATTCCACATGATATGACCAAAATCCGAAtagaaaaatcaaaattcaCTGAAATCGGTCGCCACGCTTTCTCAGCGACGCCCGCCTTAGAGAACCTGTGGTTGAACTTCAACGACATCACCTTGATCAACTCCAAAGCTCTAGAAGGTGTGAGGAATTTGACTGAGCTCCGCCTGCAAGGGAACAAGCTGCGCTCGGTGCCATGGACGGCGTTCGAGGACACTCCGGGCCTGAAGATCCTGGACCTGAAACACAACCAGCTGGACGTGCTCCCGGAGCACGCGTTAAAATATTTGCCCGATCTGACTTACTTAGACTTATCCTTCAATCAGCTTACGGTCATATCCAAGGAGGTCTTCCAAAACTGGCCCCTGTACCAAAAACTGCAGAGCGTGGAGGAGCGGGAGTTGAGCGCTTCTCGACCGAATGTGGTCTTGGCGCTCCACGACAACGCTTGGCTGTGCGACTGTCGCCTCAAGGGCTTTGTGGAGTTCATCAGGTCTCTAAGTCCCCCGATTATTCTGATGAACTCCTACTTGACCTGCTCCGGGCCGGACTATAAAGCGGGCAAGTTCTTTCACGAGGTTGAGCTCCAAGCCTGCATGAAGCCCGTGGTGACCACACTGTCGTCTAACGTCAGCTTGCCGCTGGGCGCCAACGTTACGCTGCGCTGCCTGGCCAAGGCCCGGCCGGACCCTGCGGTGTGGTGGACATATGGTCTGAAGATAATCAGAGGATTTCATG AGTCCCAGGAGAGAGTGGATGAAGACACCATCAGATCCCTCCTGGTCATCCCGTCCCTCCACGGGGCCGACCGCGGCGTCTATACTTGCAGCGCCGTCAACTTCATCGGAAACTCCTCGGCCAACATTCAAGTGGACATCCTCTCTCCAGGAGGCTCCCAGTCGTCGTCCCATGTCGGTTTCCCAGCAGAAGCGGCAGTCCCCGACGAGAACGTCTACATCGATATCCGCATCGCCAAGCAGACAGTGCGTGGCATCGCCATCGAGTGGTTCGCCGCTTTGGACCGCCCGGATCAGACATGGTTCACCATCCATTTTGGAAGAGCCGATTCCGACAAGAAGGAGACCATTTACATCGGTCCTGGTATCCGCTCCTACTCTGTCTCCGATCTGATGCCCGCCACCAAATACGAAATCTGCGTCACCCTCAAGAACCAAGCGCCACGTCCGGATCAGTGCGTCGTGTTTGTGACCGGAAGTGACATCACCGAGATGGAGCAGAGAGAGAAGCTGATTCACATCGTGGTCATCGTCCTGGCTATGGTACTGGCTGTGCCTATCGGCATGTACGCCTGCACCACCGACACCCGTTTCGCCTGCTTGGAGGGGGTGATGGCGTTCTGGAAAAAACGTCGAAGCGAGAGAGGCTCGGCCGGATTGGAGGGCGAGCGGCAAGGCACCTTCGACAGCCTGCAGGCGGCCAGCGACGAGGGCCTGGTTCGTAGAGAGTCCAGTGAAGACAGGAAGGTGAGGCGGAGGTCAGATGACAGACCGCATAAGAGCAAGGCAGACCACAGCAGAATCACTGCAGAACTTTATTAA